The proteins below are encoded in one region of Papilio machaon chromosome 27, ilPapMach1.1, whole genome shotgun sequence:
- the LOC123722564 gene encoding lactoylglutathione lyase-like, whose product MANEGIPSNEVEALCKAPLPFTKGFMCQQTMYRVKDPRKSLPFYTEVLGMTLLEQIHVPARKYSIFFLGHENPEDVPEDRKERIVWMMSRKGILELTHNWGTENDDSSYHHGNTEPQGFGHIGIVVPSLKDACAKFDELGVKFVRRPEEFSAKGLAFIADPDGYWIELLDASEILKN is encoded by the exons ATGGCTAACGAAGGTATCCCATCGAATGAGGTTGAGGCGTTATGTAAAGCTCCTCTCCCCTTTACCAAG GGTTTCATGTGTCAACAAACAATGTACCGTGTAAAGGATCCGAGAAAGTCACTACCCTTTTATACTGAAGTTCTAGGAATGACTTTACTTGAGCAGATTCACGTCCCTGCGAGGAAATACTCAATTTTCTTCCTCGGCCATGAAAACCCTGAAGATGTACCAGAAGATCGCAAGGAGAGAATTGTTTGGATGATGTCCAGGAAAGGAATATTGGAATTGACACA TAACTGGGGCACTGAGAACGATGATTCTAGCTATCACCATGGTAACACGGAGCCACAAGGATTCGGACATATTGGAATTGTTGTTCCTAGTCTTAAGGACGCTTGTGCTaa ATTCGATGAGCTGGGAGTTAAGTTCGTAAGAAGACCTGAGGAGTTTTCAGCTAAAGGTCTAGCTTTTATTGCGGATCCTGACGGTTATTGGATAGAACTACTTGATGCTAGTGAAATTTTGAAGAATTGA